GCCGGACTTTCAAGCGAGCAGCCGGAACGGCCGACAGCATGGCGAATGAAGCGGCCCGCCGCAGCCAAAATTGGCTGTGTTGCCCTGGCAATCCGCTCGCGCCAATCGCGTAGCTTCAAGCGACGTATCTATCGAGCCGATAGGAAGCACTGAAGGCTTCGCGCTGCGCCGTTGGCACCTGTGTTCGGCCTGCCTGGCAATGCCGGCTCAATCGCAACCGATTTCGGTGCGCGAGCAAGGTATTTCGCGATGCGTGAACAAAGCGGACAGCTCGAAAGCTTGTTGAAAATTGCCTGTCCCTTTTCTTTGTTTTCTTTGTTTTTCTTTTCTTTCTTTTGGGTGAGTTGGCCCTCGTTATTGCGATCCATCAAATCTTGCAATCGCTGGTCGGCTTGCTCAGGCAAGCGGAGCAGCGTGATGCTCTCGACCCATGGGCATGGTGCGACAACTGTCGTGTCCATCGGCCAATCTTCGGGTTGGGGTGTGTGGGGCCATTGCACCCACCGGAATTCAGCCCTGCGAAGCCCCGCTTTGAACGGGCCGCGGCGGGTGCGTTGGAGAATGTCCGCTGCCGTGAGGGAGGCAGCTCTTGGGGTACACAATCAAGCAATTTGAATCCAGGGTTTAAACGAACAGCGTCGCTGGCGATCCCTCTTTTGCGACCGGAGGCAGGCCCGTGATTTCCGCCGATCGACTACCTCGCCGGCAGTGTTCCTCGTTGCGTTTCTTCCTGTGTGGAAAGTCGTCTTGCGCGGGCCTTGGTTGCGACCAGCGAAACGAAGCGGCCGCGTTGGATGACGCGGCCTTCTTGATTGAGAAGTTGGCGAACCCATGTCACTCGACCGGCGCGGCGACCGTGTTGATCGATCGATTCGATCTCGGTGGAAACCTGGACTCGATCGCCAAAGAAAATCGGGGCTTCGAATCGCCAATCGGAAATTCCCACCAAGGCCAAGGTCGCGGCCCTGGGACGTTGGCTGCTCAGTCCCGCCAACACGCTCAGGCCGAGCAATCCGTGGGCCACCGGTTCACCGAACGGTGACGAATCGGCCGCCGGCGTATGCAGGGGATCATGGTCGCCGGACAGCGCCGCGAAATCGGCCACGTCGTCCGCCGTGATCTCGCGCCACTCGCTCATCCAGCGATCGCCGACTTTCATGTCTTCGAGGTAAAGCAGTTCGTTGTCGGTCGAGATTTCCAAAGCCGCCTCGATGGTTTAGTGAGTGCACTCCGCGTCTCCGACGTGGATGTCAATGACTACAATCATGTCGTGTGAAACCCATTTTCAACAGAGCGCTTCACGGCTTCGTGGCAAAACGAGCGATCAGCGGTCACGGTGGTCGCGATTGCATCAACCTTGCGCTCTGGGAAACCAGTACCTTTACGTGAGTGCTGAGTGGTTCCCTGCAGCCCCTATCTTAGTTGCCGATTCATCCGATTTTAGGATTTTGAAATGACAGTTCGACGATCCAGGCGGTTTTTTGTTGCTTTTTCCGCGGTCAGCATGATTCTGGGCGGGGCCGCCACAGCGGTGATCGGCGATGACAGCAACGTCGGGGACGGATCAAGTGTGCGATTTCGACCACGTCTGCTGACGCTCGATGCCAACGAAGGGATCGCAGCGGGAGATGTCGACGGCGATGGCCAGACCGATTTGGTCGCCGGCCGAAACTGGTTCCGCGGTGGCGACGGAACCGACGGCGGCAATTGGGAACCTCGTCCGCTGCGCGCGATCGATGACTGGAACGGCTACGTCGAAAGCAATGGCGACTACTTGATGGACGTCAACGGCGACGGTCGCTTGGACGTCATCGCGGGATCGTTCCTGCCCACGGAAGTTCATTGGTACGAAAACCCGGGCGACGAAGCACTTCGGTTGGGAAAGACGTGGCCCAAGCACTTGCTGGTCGATACGGGGAACTCGGCCAACGAAGGCCAGTTGATGCAAGATATCGACGGCGACGGGCGTCCCGAGTGGATCGTCAATAGCTGGAAGAATGATGTGCCGACGGTTGTGTGGCGATTGGTTCCGCGCGACAAGGGCGACGGCCAACGCGGCGGTGCGATGTTCGACGTGGTTTCGCATACGTTTGGTGACAAAGCCAACGGGCACGGCGTTGCCGTTGGCGACTTGAACAACGACGGTCGATCGGATTTGTTGGTCGGACAAGGTTGGTACGAACAACCGTCGTCCCAGCCATGGTCGGCGCCGTGGAAGTTCCATCAAGATTGGAAACTGCATTCGTCCGTCCCGATGATCGTTGTCGACCTGGACGACGATGGCGACGGCGACTTGATCTTTGGAAACGGTCACGATTTCGGTTTGTTTTGGTGGCAGAACGATGGTGCCGACGAAAACGGAACCGTCGGGTGGACCGAGCACGAAATCGACAAGCAATACAGCCAACCGCACTCGTTGGCTTGGGTGGACGTGACGGGCGATGGAAAGCCCGACCTGGTGACGGGTAAACGGTACTTCGCACACAACGGCAAAGACCCCGGTGGGACCGAGATGCCGTGCTTGTATTACTACGACTGGGATGCGAAGACCAAGACGTTCACGCGACACACGATCGAAGAAGGTCATGTCGGCACGGGCCTTCAAATCGTGGCCGAAGATCTTAACGGCGACTCGAAAACGGATATCGCCGTTGCCGGCAAGAGTGGCACCTACTTGATGATCGCCGAATGAACGACGACATGGCCATCAACCGCCAGGACCCGCCGCCGCTGTCGATCCGCGAGGCTCAAGACCGAGTCGACGAGTGGATCCGCACGATCGGCGTGCGCTACTTTCACGAGTTAACCAACTTGGCTCAATTGGTCGAGGAAGTCGGCGAGGTTGCGAGAATTTTGTCGCGATCGCATGGCGAACAGTCGTCGAAGGCGGGTGAATCGCCGGGCGACTTGGCTGACGAACTTGCCGATGTTCTGTTCGTGACGATTTGTTTAGCGAATCAGTCCGGGATCGACTTGACGGATGCGCTGGGCCGCAATCTGGACAAAAAAACGAAACGTGACGCCGACCGTCACAAGAACAACGACAAGCTGTTTTAGTTTCGGTTAAGCCGACGGGCTCAGCACACGGCGAAGGATGCCGCCGACAAGTGCGCCGACGATCGGGCCGGCGATGTAAACCCACAAGTTTTCCAGATGCCCCGATGCGATCGCCGGGCCGATGCTGCGGGCGGGGTTCATCGATGCAGCGGTCAACGGGCCGGCGACGAAGGCTTCCATCGCGATCGTCGCACCGACGGCGATGCCCGCGGTGATCGATTCTTCTTTCGCGCCGGTCGAGACTCCCATGACGACGAACATCAAGATCGCCGTCATCATCGCTTCGACCGCAAACCCGGCTATCGGCGTCAATCCGGCCTTCACCGTGGTCGCGCCCAACAACGATTCATCCAGCCCCAGCACCGACCGAATCGCCAAGGCGCCCAGCAGGGCGCCCCCGCACTGGGCGGGCACGTACGCAACGGCGTCTTTGATCGGCAATTTCTTGAAGCACGTGAACGCGATCGTGACCGCCGGATTCATGTGCGCACCGCTAACGCCGCCGACCGCATAGATCATGGTCATCACGATCAATCCCCACACGGTTGCGACGCCGACGTGAGTCAGCGCGCCGGTGCGGACATCGACGGCGATCGCGCCACAGCCGATGACGACCA
The sequence above is a segment of the Rubripirellula tenax genome. Coding sequences within it:
- a CDS encoding MaoC family dehydratase, which gives rise to MEISTDNELLYLEDMKVGDRWMSEWREITADDVADFAALSGDHDPLHTPAADSSPFGEPVAHGLLGLSVLAGLSSQRPRAATLALVGISDWRFEAPIFFGDRVQVSTEIESIDQHGRRAGRVTWVRQLLNQEGRVIQRGRFVSLVATKARARRLSTQEETQRGTLPAR
- a CDS encoding FG-GAP repeat domain-containing protein; translation: MTVRRSRRFFVAFSAVSMILGGAATAVIGDDSNVGDGSSVRFRPRLLTLDANEGIAAGDVDGDGQTDLVAGRNWFRGGDGTDGGNWEPRPLRAIDDWNGYVESNGDYLMDVNGDGRLDVIAGSFLPTEVHWYENPGDEALRLGKTWPKHLLVDTGNSANEGQLMQDIDGDGRPEWIVNSWKNDVPTVVWRLVPRDKGDGQRGGAMFDVVSHTFGDKANGHGVAVGDLNNDGRSDLLVGQGWYEQPSSQPWSAPWKFHQDWKLHSSVPMIVVDLDDDGDGDLIFGNGHDFGLFWWQNDGADENGTVGWTEHEIDKQYSQPHSLAWVDVTGDGKPDLVTGKRYFAHNGKDPGGTEMPCLYYYDWDAKTKTFTRHTIEEGHVGTGLQIVAEDLNGDSKTDIAVAGKSGTYLMIAE
- a CDS encoding nucleotide pyrophosphohydrolase, with the protein product MNDDMAINRQDPPPLSIREAQDRVDEWIRTIGVRYFHELTNLAQLVEEVGEVARILSRSHGEQSSKAGESPGDLADELADVLFVTICLANQSGIDLTDALGRNLDKKTKRDADRHKNNDKLF
- a CDS encoding MIP/aquaporin family protein, with amino-acid sequence MLTPLPTRCLSEFLSTFFLVVIGCGAIAVDVRTGALTHVGVATVWGLIVMTMIYAVGGVSGAHMNPAVTIAFTCFKKLPIKDAVAYVPAQCGGALLGALAIRSVLGLDESLLGATTVKAGLTPIAGFAVEAMMTAILMFVVMGVSTGAKEESITAGIAVGATIAMEAFVAGPLTAASMNPARSIGPAIASGHLENLWVYIAGPIVGALVGGILRRVLSPSA